Proteins encoded within one genomic window of Spirulina major PCC 6313:
- a CDS encoding heme oxygenase (biliverdin-producing) — MSVNLATMLKEGTKKSHTMAENMGFIKCFLRGVVEKTSYRKLAANLYYVYGAMEAEMERLKDHPVLAPVYFPELNRKAALEQDLAFYYGPQWQTEVAISPVGQAYVDRIREIANERPELLVAHLYTRYLGDLSGGQILKKIAVTAMKLEDGEGTAFYEFEQIPDEKAFKTKYRAAMDALPVDQATADAIVDEANAAFGMNMKMFDELEGNLIKAIGTMLFNSLTRRNSRGSTETGLAT, encoded by the coding sequence ATGAGTGTCAACTTAGCTACAATGCTCAAAGAAGGGACGAAAAAGTCCCACACCATGGCAGAAAACATGGGTTTCATCAAATGTTTCTTGCGGGGCGTAGTCGAGAAAACCTCGTACCGGAAGCTTGCAGCTAACCTCTACTATGTCTACGGTGCGATGGAAGCCGAGATGGAACGCCTCAAAGACCATCCTGTCCTCGCCCCAGTCTATTTTCCGGAACTGAACCGCAAAGCCGCCCTCGAACAAGATTTAGCCTTCTACTATGGCCCCCAATGGCAGACCGAAGTTGCGATTTCCCCCGTGGGCCAAGCCTACGTGGATCGGATTCGTGAAATTGCCAACGAACGCCCGGAACTCCTCGTGGCGCACCTCTACACCCGCTATCTCGGCGACCTTTCCGGGGGTCAAATTCTCAAAAAAATCGCCGTTACCGCGATGAAGCTCGAAGACGGCGAAGGCACGGCGTTCTACGAATTTGAACAGATTCCTGACGAGAAGGCCTTCAAAACAAAGTATCGGGCTGCCATGGATGCGTTACCCGTTGACCAAGCCACGGCCGATGCGATCGTGGATGAAGCCAACGCCGCCTTTGGCATGAACATGAAAATGTTCGACGAACTCGAAGGCAACTTGATTAAAGCGATCGGGACGATGCTCTTCAACAGCCTCACCCGCCGCAACAGCCGGGGCAGCACCGAAACTGGCTTGGCGACCTAA